The genomic interval GTTCCGGTATACTGTACGACTGGATAGACTGGAACGGCGACACAATACTCTGGGGCGTAACCAAAGAGCAGGCGCAAACGTTCTGTGCTCCCTCTATTAATGTTTGCCTGCGTGCGAAGAACAACGTGTTAATTTATACCACCGGCGATTTACCCTGGTAGTATACCAGCCTAACCAACCCGCTGCTGCCATGGAACTAGTAATAACCGGGATTTTGAACCAGGGATGGATTTAAACTGATCTGCGTCGCAGGAATGGGCCAGAGCGCAGCACTGTTTTTCCAGCCTTGCTTCAGGGATTGCAGTACACTGTCCGTTTGGCCTGTTCGTTTCAGGTCCATCCACCGGTGTCCCAGCTCCGCGAAATACTCGGTTCTTCGCTCATGTAGTATTGTTGCCAGAAGATCGTCTGCATTTATTCCTGCATGGGTATTGGATATAAGCGGAAGGCCCGCCCTTTGGCGTATGGCATCGACATCACTTATGGCGGCGGATAATTCGCCCAGTCTGGTACGGCATTCTGCACGGATCAGGTATAATTCTGCCAGGCGAAGTAATACGGTATATTCTGATAGTTTGACATCAGTAGCCGATTCAGGTCTTTTTTTATACTTGAATGGATAGGAATAGCTGATGCCGTTCACTATTTTACTGGCTACCCAGCTGGTTTTCCGTTTGTCGCCTGTCTCAAAGGCATTTAGCAATGCAGGTGTTAGCGCAAAGTTAGGCCGTATATTGCCCGATGGTATAAACAGCTGACCATCCAGGGTCTGATACCGTTTAATTACAGGCTGTATCTGTAACAGGGCCTCCCGGCTGCTGATCAGGAATACACTGTCTGCCGGGACCAGTTGGTAAAGGCCGCTGTTGATAACGGCAGTTGCCTCTGCTGCAGCCTGTGCCCAGTTTTTCTCGTAAAGGTAAAAGCGGGCGAGTAGGGCTTTGGCGCACCATTTATTCACCCTTGCCCGCTCATGCGTTGGGTATACCGGGGACAGTAGTTCCACGGCATCGTCAAGATCTGTGAGGATGGCTGCTTTTATTACGACAAGGGGTGTGCGCGGCATATGCTCATTAAAGGATTGATCGGTAATAGTTACTAATGGCACATCACCAAAATATTGTATCAGGTGAAAGTACAGCATAGCTCTTAAAAACTTAGCCTCTCCCACCAACTGGTCCCGTAGGGCTTTACCTATTGCCTGGCTGGCTATCAGGCCCTCTATACAGGCATTGGTGCGGTAAATAAAGTAGTAGCTGTTCTTCCAGAAAATGCTCTCTAAGGTTGTATTGCCCGAAGTAAGGGTACTATTGGAAAACTCAACTACCGGTACAGATAGCCCGGTATAGATCAGTTCATCTGCATATATACCGGCATATACGGATGCACCTCCACAGAAAATATTGGTGTTAGATGCAATCCCCTCATAAATACCTGTTACTGCGGCAATAGCCGAATCGGCATTCTCAAACACCTGCCTGCCCGCTACTTCATCCAGGGGCACATCTGCTGTTATAAGAGAGCAGGCTTCTAAAACGATTGCGATAAGTACAATATAGCCGGTTATTTTACTGCGTATCATCATAATTGTCGAAATGATTGCTTGTTACAGAGATACTTTTATGCCGAATGAGACTGTCCTGAGTGTTGAAAGTGACAGTACGTTTGCGATTTCCGGATCGCCTGCCGGGTAGTTTGAAATGGTAAAAAGGTTACGCCCAATGAAGAAAACGCTGGCATCCCTGCAGTGCAGGAGGGACTTCAGCTTTTTTGGCAGGGTATAGCGCAGGGACAATTCCCGTAGCTTGGCATAACTGGTATTGGCATAAGACCGATCTGAATTAATGATCAGGTTTTTGTTGCCATTTACTGCTCCTCCCGGCAAACTGGAAAGCTTTTGGTATTTTTTCCCCTCATCGCCAGGCTGCCGCCAGCGGTCGCGCAGGTCGGTGATCTGGTTCGACATACCACCAGGGTATTGATCGGCCAGCATCATAGGGTACAGATAGGAGAGTCCCATCTGTTTCCGGATGTCCCACACCATATCCAGTGTCATATTTTTCCACGAAAAGCTTAATTCAAAACCGGCCAATAGCCTTGGGTCGAGAGAACCTATCTTAGTATAATCATCTTTGTTATAGCCCGGAACACCGTCGAGATCTTTCATCTTGTATAAGCCATCCGTCTTATCCACTCCTTCCGATTGGAGCTTATTTAAGACCGTTACCGGCGCATTCAAAAGCAGGGTGCCGTGGTAGGGGGATGTCTCCAGCTTTTCAAAGGCTACCACTTTATTACTGGGAAGGGTAATATTAGCCGCGAGGGAAAGCCGTACAGTGGAAGATTTCACCACATTGGCGCTTAACACCATTTCAACACCGGTATTTAAAATCACAGCGGGACTGTTACGCAGCATGTTGCTGAAGCCTGACTGGGCAGGCAACTCTGTTTGTAAGATCTGGTTATAGCTTTTGTTACGGAAATAAGAAAAGCTGGTTTGTATTAGGTCTTCCCCAAAAGTAAGATCAAGGGCCATTTCTTTTTTAAGACAACGTTCCCATGAGAAATACGGGTTGTAGGGCGCCTGGGGACTAAGCCCCTGTACTCCCTGATAAGGGTTGTTTGTCGGATTGGAGGCCCATACGGCCTGGTATTGGTTATCTTCCACCAGGTCGCTGCCTGTGAGGCCAATACTGCCACGCAGTTTGCCGAAACGCAACCAGGGCAGGCCGGATTTAATGAGAGCGGCTTCCGAAAAGATCCAGGCGCTTCCCAGCGACCAGAAATAACCGGAGTTCTTTTCCGGACTGAATCTGCTGCTTGCATCTCTCCGCAGGCTGGCATTGACGATGTATCTGTCCAGCCAATGGTATTTTAGCTGCGCAAAAAGAGCACCGTATTTGTAAGCTGAGGTCTTTTTAAAATTGACTGATAAGTAGGTGGCTTTATCAAGTTTTGACAGATCTGCATCATTGGTATAGCCTTCTGCTGTGATGATGCGGTTGGTAGTAGTGGTGTACTGGAAAGATGCACCTGCTAACAGGGTAAGTCCCCGTAAATAAAGCGGCTGGTATTCTATTATTGGTTCAGCAATATATCCCAATACATCTTTGCCTGCAATGGTGGCACTGCCGGTGAGACCGGCAGATAAGAAAGGGTTCTGGCTGGCAATGGGCAGTTTATCATTTTCGTTGGTATTTAAACCACTGATCCCCAGGTTGGTTCTGACTATAAGACCTTCAAAGGGTTTCCATTGCATGGAGGCGCTGATAAGATAGTTCCTTTTCGCCAGAGAATACCGTTTCAGGAAATCAGCATAGGGATTGTTCAACCCCGGCTCCCAGTACAGGTTATTATGGTCGTCCCGGCTTGCCTTTGCATTGGGCGGTGTAAATACTGCTTTAACAGAACTGTTAAACGAATAGACACCATCTGCAGCATAAAAACCATAGGTGCTTACCTTAAAGCTGGTATCTTTACTGATGTGATCTAACGTAAAGTTCACACCTGC from Chitinophaga filiformis carries:
- a CDS encoding RagB/SusD family nutrient uptake outer membrane protein, with the protein product MMIRSKITGYIVLIAIVLEACSLITADVPLDEVAGRQVFENADSAIAAVTGIYEGIASNTNIFCGGASVYAGIYADELIYTGLSVPVVEFSNSTLTSGNTTLESIFWKNSYYFIYRTNACIEGLIASQAIGKALRDQLVGEAKFLRAMLYFHLIQYFGDVPLVTITDQSFNEHMPRTPLVVIKAAILTDLDDAVELLSPVYPTHERARVNKWCAKALLARFYLYEKNWAQAAAEATAVINSGLYQLVPADSVFLISSREALLQIQPVIKRYQTLDGQLFIPSGNIRPNFALTPALLNAFETGDKRKTSWVASKIVNGISYSYPFKYKKRPESATDVKLSEYTVLLRLAELYLIRAECRTRLGELSAAISDVDAIRQRAGLPLISNTHAGINADDLLATILHERRTEYFAELGHRWMDLKRTGQTDSVLQSLKQGWKNSAALWPIPATQISLNPSLVQNPGYY
- a CDS encoding SusC/RagA family TonB-linked outer membrane protein, coding for MKNAVCRRGLYLMVLALLLFIGPSLGQKHNSTPGAKSVRLAFTRALLKTVFKRIEEQGGPHFLGTYNRATRITIPLRETTIDAFLQQYLVPLGYTCRWTADGNIILYPPSAEWVMPAESQPSQPAPANKVVTGIITDEALLPLPGVHIRVQGGNWGTNTDTAGRFQLQVPRADATLEVQLMSYETRRVALNGQETIRIQMKPADKSLDEVVITGYSEGAKRFVVGAVTRVTLIPTEQAGSSNALTALQGKVPGLQIDQTSGMPGSAVTIQLRGRNSLMSIAMPLLVINGIPYAGSLPVANLGSSLSSQNVNGGISSFSLQMFGEIESITVLKDAEATAIYGSKGANGVIVIQTVRGKPGKLMLDATLLRGWGKVAHKYHLFDTGEYLDMREEAFRNDGLIPGKDPGINYAPDLTVWDRFKYTDWQKELMGRSAIITDGNLALSFGDERTWVRIGGNYYKETSVFRRDLRYDRAGVNFTLDHISKDTSFKVSTYGFYAADGVYSFNSSVKAVFTPPNAKASRDDHNNLYWEPGLNNPYADFLKRYSLAKRNYLISASMQWKPFEGLIVRTNLGISGLNTNENDKLPIASQNPFLSAGLTGSATIAGKDVLGYIAEPIIEYQPLYLRGLTLLAGASFQYTTTTNRIITAEGYTNDADLSKLDKATYLSVNFKKTSAYKYGALFAQLKYHWLDRYIVNASLRRDASSRFSPEKNSGYFWSLGSAWIFSEAALIKSGLPWLRFGKLRGSIGLTGSDLVEDNQYQAVWASNPTNNPYQGVQGLSPQAPYNPYFSWERCLKKEMALDLTFGEDLIQTSFSYFRNKSYNQILQTELPAQSGFSNMLRNSPAVILNTGVEMVLSANVVKSSTVRLSLAANITLPSNKVVAFEKLETSPYHGTLLLNAPVTVLNKLQSEGVDKTDGLYKMKDLDGVPGYNKDDYTKIGSLDPRLLAGFELSFSWKNMTLDMVWDIRKQMGLSYLYPMMLADQYPGGMSNQITDLRDRWRQPGDEGKKYQKLSSLPGGAVNGNKNLIINSDRSYANTSYAKLRELSLRYTLPKKLKSLLHCRDASVFFIGRNLFTISNYPAGDPEIANVLSLSTLRTVSFGIKVSL